In Vibrio mangrovi, the DNA window GTAGATTGGGAAGGTCAAATTGGCTATTCATTTGATATGTACCAGAAAACCCTTCGTCATGTAGTTTTATCTTTCGATGACTATATAGCATATCTTGGTGGTGTTACTCCTACAGTTGAGTTAATGAAGAGCAACGTTGTTCACGTAAATAACAGTGAGTATCAGTCTGTAAAAAGTTGGCCGGTTTACCGCTGCTTATATGCTGAAATTAAATTTGGAAACGGTCATTACATTCTAAGAAATGGTGTATGGTACAAAGTAAACTGTGATTTTGTGTCAGCAGTTGATGACTACCTCAGCGATATTGATATTCATCCATTCTCATTTCCCATATATTCTCATGATGATGAGGGCGACTATAATGAGCTGGTTGCTAAAACAAACAGCGGTTTTTGTTTGATGGATAAAAAGAATATCCAAATTGGTGGACCTTATGACAAATTAGAGCACTGTGATTTAATAAAGGGTGGAAATGAATTTGTTCATGTAAAATTATACAGAAGCTCAAGCACACTCAGCCACCTTTTCTCTCAAGGATTTGTGGCTGCGGAAGCGTTTATAAAAGACCTTGATTACAGAGAGAAACTGAACCCGAAATTGCCTGCATCAATCAAATTGTCTGACCCCAAACCAAGGCCTGAACCAAGTAAATATAGGGTGGTTTATGCAATTGCTACGACCAAGGATATACCTAAAGAGCTCCCATTTTTTTCAAAGGTTACATTAAAGAATTCTTTAAAAACATTAAGGGCATTAAATTACAATATTTCTCTATCTAAAATAGATATTGACCCCCATTGGTTAAAGACTAAAAAGTGCAAGCCAAAGAAAAACTAACAAGAGACTATACTCCCAATAAAAACCTCACCGTTCCCGAAACCGAATCTGCTCAGCAACTCTACCTAAATTGAAAATGGAGATACGTTGGCTGAGCTCTTGTAGTCTGGTTGCTGCCCCAAAACACTTTATGACTCACTCTCTGTCTTTTGTTGTGTCCCAAGTTTCAGGGGCGAAATTTCATAAGCCAGCGTTTTTCGGTAAGCGAGTTTGTAAATAAACACGACTAATGCTGAAGCAAGGATAAACAGTGAATAAAAGTAAGGGACGGATTTGATGTGGCGTAGGGCTGTCAGCCAGACGCCTCCGGGTGGAACCCAGTAAAGCGGTAATGTTCCGATGACAGAAATCAGGAATGCCCAGAAAAGTAACCATAAGAACAGTTTCACCAGCACATCGGCATGATCAAGCAGTTTATCTTTTGTCGCGAAAACCCAGAATACGGCAATTGCCAGTGACATTCCGGCGACTGATTTGGCGTTTGATTCTACATAAGGGTAAAGCTGTAATTCAGTCGAGTAGTCCAGATTAATTGAAAAGTATCCCAACACGATATTTACGATAAATACAAACTGAGCGCCCCAGAATGGAAAATGGAGCAGTTTCATTTTCTTCAATAAAGGAAAGCCGATGAGAAAATGCCAGGTTAAAAACCATCCGGCCCAGCCAATTGTATAAGTCGTCAGTGCTGTCATTGCATTATTCATGGCATATCTTGTGTAATTCTCTTTGACGGATAAACCGAGTAAAACAGACTTCGATCATGCATACTACGTTGATTTCCCCACTCATTCGGGCAAAATCACGCAAGTAATGATGCGGAGGAATTTATGACGGCATGTCTTTTTATCGGTGGTGCGCGCAGTGGGAAATCACGTTATGCGGAGCAGCAGGCGTTGGCGCTTCTGGAGCAGCGTTTGTCTGAAGGTGCGGCGGCCCGGTTACATTATGTGGCGACGGCGATTGCGTTTGATAGGGAGATGCAGCAGCGGATTGAACTGCATCAGCAGCGGCGCGGGCCGGAGTGGTGTAATCATGAATCGCCGGTTTTGCTCGCACAGACACTGGCGCAGTTTCAGGCGCAGGATGTGGTGCTGGTTGACTGCCTGACGCTGTGGCTGAACAACGTGATCTATAACGAGGGTGAGACAGCTACGGTAGCGATGATTGAGCAGCAGGTGCAGGCGCTGGTTGATGTGCTGAAGGATTCTCCGGCGACGATTTTATGTGTTTCCAACGAAGTCGGTTTGGGTATTGTGCCGATGGGCGAAGTTTCCCGGCTGTATGTGGATCATGCCGGGTGGATGAATCAGGCGATTGCGGCGGTGGCAGAACAGGTGACTTTTATGGCCGCCGGTCTGCCGATGCAACTGAAAGGTCGCTGATTTACGCAGCGTGCGAAAAGATCTCGCCCAATGCCTGTAATAACTGCTGGTTGTCCTGATGGGATTTGATCGCCACCCGGTAATGCCGGGCTGATAAGCCGGGGTAGTTGGCGCAGTGGCGGATCAGAATTTTGTGGTGCATCAGCGCATCCTGCAAATCCAGATCGGGCTGATTAAGGCGGAAGAAAATATAGTTGGCGGTCGGCGGATAAACCGTCAGCGCGGGCAACTGCGATAAGCCCTGATACAAAGCGTGTTGTTCGGCTTTCAGCCAGCGGTAGGTTTGCTTGGCATAAGCGTGATCCTCAAACAGGATTTCTCCGCCCAGTGCAGCGAATGCATTGATGGTCCACGGCTCCCGGATATCCCGCAGCGGCGTAAGCACCTGCTGGTTGGAAGAGAGCAGATAGCCGAGACGCAGCCCCGGAATGGCGTAGAACTTGGTCATCGAGCGGAGCAGAAACAGGTTGGGAAAGTCACGCAATGCTGCGGTCAGCCCCGGATTCTCCGGGATAAAGTCGATAAATGATTCATCCACAAACAGATTAATATTCAGTTCTGCGGTACGTTGCAGCAAACGCTGAAGTAACGTTGTTTCCGGCATCAGCCCGGTCGGGTTATTCGGCGTACAGAGAAACAGACAGTCCAGCCCGTCATGCAATGCATCCAGCAGACGTTCCGTCACCTCAAATCCTTCTTCTTCCCGGAGCATAAAGGCTTCAATGTCACACGAGTAACGGGTCAGTGCCCGGCGATATTCAGCAAAGGTCGGCTCGACGATCAACGCCCGTTGCGGGCGGGTTTGCTGCACCCACTGGAAAATCAGCTCCGTCGCGCCGTTCCCGGCGACAATATAATTTTCATAACTTTCCGGAGAAGTATTCTGCTGCGGCCAGTGATGACGGGCAATCGCCTGATGTAACTGCTGATAATCGATATCCGGATAACGTTCCACACAGGACATCTGGTCAATGATGGCATCCCGGAGTGTCTGCGGCATGCCAAGCGGATTGATATTGGCGCTGAAGTCCAACAGATCTTCGGCGTTCAGTCCGTACTTTTCCGCCATTTGTCGCGTATTACCGCCATGTTGCCCGCTCTTTGCCATGTCTTAATACTTCTGTGCCATATCTCTGTGTGAATGGCTGACAATGTAGCGGATTCCTCCCTAAAGCTCCAGTGATGAGTTAATACGTCTGTGCCTGTGTTCTATGCCACCACCGGAGCCTCTAAAAACTGCCGGATATGTTGTTGATTACCATTCGGATCTGAACCCTGAGCAATGTCGTAACACTGCTGGGCGGTCTGATGAACCAGCCCGGTGAGGGCTTTATCCAGTTTACCGTCATTGGCCATTTCATCAATGATAGTCAGTACATCTGTCAGTGACATGCCTTCCCGGTAAGGGCGGTTCTGCACTAAGGCCTGAAAGACATCAGCGACTGCAATAATTCTGGCTTCGATACTTAGCTCCTGTTTTTGTGGGTGGAAAGGGTAACCGACACCATTCAACCCTTCGTGATGGAATGCAGCCCAGCGGGCAATCTCTTCCATTCCCTGAATATGACGCAATATCTCATAAGTCTCATAACTGTGCTGATTGATGATGGAGCGTTCGATATGGTCGAGCGGGCCGGGTTTTTCCAGAATTTCATCGGGAGTGAGCAGTTTGCCCAGATCGTGCAGCAATCCGGCGATTTCGATACGGATACATTGCTCGGCAGACAGGCCATAAGCCTCGCCAAGAAAGCGGGCAACATCGGCAACTCTGACCGAGTGTTGTGCGGTAAACTGGCTCTTCTGGTCAACGATATAGGCCAGAATCAGTGAAAGGTGTTTGATCTCATTGAGAGACAACATATGGTTACTGGCTAAGCGTCCCATATCCCAGGTATAGCGGGTGACATGACGATTTTGCAGCGCAATCCAGAATGCTTCCGAATCGCTGGCCTTGTGAAATGCATCGACCAGCACCGGATCAAAATAGCTGCCGGAATATCGATTGATTTCTTCGTGAATATCCTGGCAGGCGAGAAGAATATCGCTTTCATAGTGAGCGGCGCCCAGCACATCAATCCGATCGGCAAGATAAATCAGATTTGCCATCTGGGCATCGTAGAAAGAGAGGTTCAGGGCAGCCAGTTCCTGCCAGGGTGTGTGGTGGTAGCGTATCGGCAGGGCAAACTTTTGCAGGGGAGGAAAGTCTTTCAGCAGGCGATAACCGATCTCACAATGGATGTGTGCATCTTTCCAGTTAAAATGGTTGACCAGATTCTGGTGCATCTGGGTGGTCGATACCCCGCAATCGTGGAGCATTCCCAGTTCAAATACATATTGTAAGTCACTGTCACTCAGGCCGATCTTTTGCCCGAGCTGGCTGGCAATATAGCCGACCCGTTTACCGTGATTGGTGTCATCGACCCCGACCAGCGAGACAGCGGTTTCAATGGCGAGAATCATCTGTCTGAGATCGACGTTCAGGGTAGTATTTGGTTCCATCAGATTCCCCTTCAGACTTGTCATTACTATATATTCAGCATAGTTCACTCTGAGGAGAATCCTGATGGTTTTGATATGTACTCCGGCACGTTATTGGGACAATCTCCCGCTATTGATGCAAAGAATATTATCCGTTTCCCTGTGTTCAGTTTTCCCAGCGATAAATCGTCCAGTGATTTTTCCCTTCAGCCTGTTGGTGGAGTTGTGCTGCCGGGTTGATGAGATAGACATAATCGGCCTGCTGACACAATGGCAAGTCATTGATTGAGTCGGTGTAGAAGTGAACGGCTGAAAAAGGCTGTGGCTGAGCTGCGACCCAGTTGTTCAATCGCTGGATTTTGCCTTCCCGGTAGCTGGGAATACCGTGGATCTGCGATGTGTAGCAGTTATTCTGCTCCACGAGATCGATGCCCAGCGCCTCAGAAATACCGATTTTTTCCGCGACCCGGTGGACAATAAAACTGACGGTGGCGGAGATAATCAGCATTGGTGTGTCCTGTTCGGCTAACCGGTCGATAATGCTTTGTGCTTCACGGAAAACCCGCGGCAGCACCCGCGTGGTGACACATTCTTCAACCAGCGTATCCACAGTATTTTTCGGCAGTTGAGCCAGCGGTTCGAGCGTAAAATTGAGATACGTTTCCATGTCCATCTTTCCCGCCGCGTACAGATCCATCATGTAACGGTCCTGCGTTAGAAAATCCGGGTCGGTGACAATCCCTTTATCGACTAAAAATTCGTTCCATATCACAGAGCAATCCCCGTCGATCAGGGTGTCATCCATATCGAAAACGTACAAAGGGTTGGACATATTAATTTCTCACAGGTTGTATTTCGTTCAGGTTAAATAAAAGTTCCAGCTGATGTCCAGCCGGAAGCAGTCTTTCTGAGGAGCGGTTGAGCAAATCAACGGTCAGGTGTTGTGAACCGATAGCCGTGGTATAGCGGATCACATTGCCCAGTAACTGATGACTGATCACGGTGGCCGCTTTCGGGGCAGAAATATGCGCGCCATACTGCCGCCCGGTTTCTCTGACGTAAATCGATTCGGGACGAATGGCAACCTGACCGGAACAGTCGATGCCGAACCAGTCTTTGGCCGTCGGTGCATCAATGAGATTGTAGTGGCCCATAAATCCGGCGACAAAGGTGTTGACCGGTTGAGTATAAATACTTTCTGGGCTGCCTTGCTGGACAATCTCTCCCTGATTCATCAGAAAAATCCGGTCGGAAAGCTGCATCGCCTCTTCCTGATCGTGGGTGACAAAAATAGTCGTCAGCCCGAGTTCTTTCTGAATGTCCCGGATTTGCTGGCGCAGATTCTTCCTGATTTTGGCATCCAGTGCCGAAAGCGGTTCATCCAGCAACAGAATCCGCGGCCGCATGACCAGTGCTCTGGCTAACGCGACCCGCTGGCACTGACCGCCGGAAAGCTCATGCGGGTAATGTCGCTCTTTTCCTTCTAACTCAACCAACTTAATAAAGCGCTGAATTTCTTTCCGGGCAGTTTGTTTGTCCATGCCTTTCATTTTCAGACCGAAGCCAATATTGTCGGCCACAGTCATATTGGGGAACAGTGCATAAGACTGAAACACCATGCCGATTTCCCGTTTCTGCGGGACTTCACGGGAAATGTCGTTGCCGTTGACCCAGATTTCTCCGCCGTCGATTTGATCCAGTCCGGCAATGCTGCGCAGCAGGGTTGATTTCCCGCATCCGCTGGGGCCGAGCAGGGTGATGAATTCACCTTTTTCGATAGTAAAGTGAATATCGGCAAAAACAGTTTGTTCACCGAATGCTTTGGTGAGTTGGTTAACGTGGACATAGCTCATTGTTGGGCTCTCATGGTTGTACTCTCATCGCTGTACTCTCATTGCCGGGCATCCCGGTTAAAGCGGCTGGCAAGCCAGGTACAGAGAAAAATAAACAGGAAATAGGTCATTACCAGCGCGGAAGTAAAGTGGCCGCTGGTCTGGCGCATGTTATACAGATAAACCTGCAGGGTTTCGTAACGGGTGCCGACCAGAATATTGGCAAACACAAACTCACCGAGCAGAAAAGAGAATGACAGAAATAGTGAAGCCATCAGTCCTTTTTTCAGGTTCGGCAGAATAATCAGCAGAAACGCTTTGGTGGTGCTGGCGCCGAGCAGATGGGCGGCATCAATTAAATCGCGCAGATGAATTGCCAGCAGGTTATTGGCAATGGCCCGGTACATAAATGGCAGCGCGATGGTGAAGTAAGTTCCGATCAGAATCCATGGCGTGCCGATCAGAGAGAGATCACTGTCGGCGTAGAGTTGTAGCAATCCCACGGAAGAGACAACCGGTGGCACGGCAAAAGGCAGCAGGATCAGGATATTCATCACTTTATCCAGTTTCGGATAGTAATAGAAAATGACGAAAATCATCGGTACAACCAGCACAGTTGCCAGCAACAGCGCTGCGATACAGACGAACAGTGAACGTCCGAATGCGGCCAGAAAACGGGGATCGGCAAGTAACTGTAAGTACCAGTCGAAGGTGAATCCTTCGGGAAGGATGGTCGCGCCCCATTGTTGCGCCAGTGCATAAGCAAATGTCGCCGCAA includes these proteins:
- a CDS encoding TIGR04141 family sporadically distributed protein; its protein translation is MARTNKIRKEKLSIYLARDGCKPDSDVIKLENAKQPIEIDLPEAESARLYIKKQPPKNSPPWTKLFTTDSQVDVSEFGTSSNVGAVFIVRVSGATFLLSFGTGFHLLKQESIERDFGLKVTLNSVDPDKLRSLDKASYDHNPLNSRTQSTRDVDIFNLHLDSEMEMLYAVTGTSLVKEFGSHVTGRDALTIAVETNLSNIPAILSKAITQYRSNLPDKFSWVENINRVRDYDEIEILDLELDQYLSSNNVSNFWLGEPEIVDWEGQIGYSFDMYQKTLRHVVLSFDDYIAYLGGVTPTVELMKSNVVHVNNSEYQSVKSWPVYRCLYAEIKFGNGHYILRNGVWYKVNCDFVSAVDDYLSDIDIHPFSFPIYSHDDEGDYNELVAKTNSGFCLMDKKNIQIGGPYDKLEHCDLIKGGNEFVHVKLYRSSSTLSHLFSQGFVAAEAFIKDLDYREKLNPKLPASIKLSDPKPRPEPSKYRVVYAIATTKDIPKELPFFSKVTLKNSLKTLRALNYNISLSKIDIDPHWLKTKKCKPKKN
- the cobU gene encoding bifunctional adenosylcobinamide kinase/adenosylcobinamide-phosphate guanylyltransferase, with protein sequence MTACLFIGGARSGKSRYAEQQALALLEQRLSEGAAARLHYVATAIAFDREMQQRIELHQQRRGPEWCNHESPVLLAQTLAQFQAQDVVLVDCLTLWLNNVIYNEGETATVAMIEQQVQALVDVLKDSPATILCVSNEVGLGIVPMGEVSRLYVDHAGWMNQAIAAVAEQVTFMAAGLPMQLKGR
- the cobD gene encoding threonine-phosphate decarboxylase CobD, coding for MAKSGQHGGNTRQMAEKYGLNAEDLLDFSANINPLGMPQTLRDAIIDQMSCVERYPDIDYQQLHQAIARHHWPQQNTSPESYENYIVAGNGATELIFQWVQQTRPQRALIVEPTFAEYRRALTRYSCDIEAFMLREEEGFEVTERLLDALHDGLDCLFLCTPNNPTGLMPETTLLQRLLQRTAELNINLFVDESFIDFIPENPGLTAALRDFPNLFLLRSMTKFYAIPGLRLGYLLSSNQQVLTPLRDIREPWTINAFAALGGEILFEDHAYAKQTYRWLKAEQHALYQGLSQLPALTVYPPTANYIFFRLNQPDLDLQDALMHHKILIRHCANYPGLSARHYRVAIKSHQDNQQLLQALGEIFSHAA
- a CDS encoding HD-GYP domain-containing protein, which produces MEPNTTLNVDLRQMILAIETAVSLVGVDDTNHGKRVGYIASQLGQKIGLSDSDLQYVFELGMLHDCGVSTTQMHQNLVNHFNWKDAHIHCEIGYRLLKDFPPLQKFALPIRYHHTPWQELAALNLSFYDAQMANLIYLADRIDVLGAAHYESDILLACQDIHEEINRYSGSYFDPVLVDAFHKASDSEAFWIALQNRHVTRYTWDMGRLASNHMLSLNEIKHLSLILAYIVDQKSQFTAQHSVRVADVARFLGEAYGLSAEQCIRIEIAGLLHDLGKLLTPDEILEKPGPLDHIERSIINQHSYETYEILRHIQGMEEIARWAAFHHEGLNGVGYPFHPQKQELSIEARIIAVADVFQALVQNRPYREGMSLTDVLTIIDEMANDGKLDKALTGLVHQTAQQCYDIAQGSDPNGNQQHIRQFLEAPVVA
- a CDS encoding HAD family hydrolase, which translates into the protein MSNPLYVFDMDDTLIDGDCSVIWNEFLVDKGIVTDPDFLTQDRYMMDLYAAGKMDMETYLNFTLEPLAQLPKNTVDTLVEECVTTRVLPRVFREAQSIIDRLAEQDTPMLIISATVSFIVHRVAEKIGISEALGIDLVEQNNCYTSQIHGIPSYREGKIQRLNNWVAAQPQPFSAVHFYTDSINDLPLCQQADYVYLINPAAQLHQQAEGKNHWTIYRWEN
- a CDS encoding ABC transporter ATP-binding protein, yielding MSYVHVNQLTKAFGEQTVFADIHFTIEKGEFITLLGPSGCGKSTLLRSIAGLDQIDGGEIWVNGNDISREVPQKREIGMVFQSYALFPNMTVADNIGFGLKMKGMDKQTARKEIQRFIKLVELEGKERHYPHELSGGQCQRVALARALVMRPRILLLDEPLSALDAKIRKNLRQQIRDIQKELGLTTIFVTHDQEEAMQLSDRIFLMNQGEIVQQGSPESIYTQPVNTFVAGFMGHYNLIDAPTAKDWFGIDCSGQVAIRPESIYVRETGRQYGAHISAPKAATVISHQLLGNVIRYTTAIGSQHLTVDLLNRSSERLLPAGHQLELLFNLNEIQPVRN
- a CDS encoding ABC transporter permease, with translation MQNTNLIYHKSVVYGILTILLIPIAATFAYALAQQWGATILPEGFTFDWYLQLLADPRFLAAFGRSLFVCIAALLLATVLVVPMIFVIFYYYPKLDKVMNILILLPFAVPPVVSSVGLLQLYADSDLSLIGTPWILIGTYFTIALPFMYRAIANNLLAIHLRDLIDAAHLLGASTTKAFLLIILPNLKKGLMASLFLSFSFLLGEFVFANILVGTRYETLQVYLYNMRQTSGHFTSALVMTYFLFIFLCTWLASRFNRDARQ